Proteins found in one Streptococcus anginosus subsp. whileyi MAS624 genomic segment:
- a CDS encoding VOC family protein, giving the protein MASKMLHTCLRVENLEKSIAFYADAFGFKELRRKDFPEHQFTIVYLGLDGDEYELELTYNYGHRPYVIGDGFAHVALSTPDLLQLHAEHTAKGYEVTQPNGLPGTKPNYYFIKDPDGYKVEVIQEKTL; this is encoded by the coding sequence ATGGCTTCGAAAATGTTGCATACGTGCTTGCGAGTGGAAAATCTAGAAAAATCTATTGCATTTTATGCAGATGCATTTGGATTTAAAGAATTACGGCGCAAGGATTTCCCAGAACATCAATTTACAATTGTTTATTTGGGGCTTGACGGTGATGAGTATGAGTTGGAATTAACTTATAATTATGGACACAGACCTTATGTGATTGGCGATGGATTTGCTCATGTGGCTTTGAGTACGCCTGATTTGTTGCAGCTTCACGCTGAACACACTGCTAAAGGATATGAGGTTACACAGCCAAATGGACTTCCTGGAACAAAGCCGAATTATTACTTTATTAAGGATCCGGATGGTTATAAAGTTGAAGTGATTCAAGAAAAAACTTTATAA
- a CDS encoding ferredoxin yields MKVTLIPERCIACGLCQTYSDLFDYHDNGIVKFYKDNELLEKEVPETPDIIEAIKNCPTKALMKE; encoded by the coding sequence ATGAAAGTTACACTCATTCCTGAACGATGCATTGCTTGTGGTCTTTGTCAAACCTATTCTGACCTATTTGATTACCATGATAATGGTATTGTCAAATTTTATAAAGATAATGAGCTTCTGGAAAAGGAAGTTCCCGAAACACCTGATATTATTGAAGCGATCAAAAACTGTCCTACAAAAGCTCTTATGAAAGAGTAG
- a CDS encoding SAG1386/EF1546 family surface-associated protein, with amino-acid sequence MAKEPWEEDIYDKGENELARSKRTNGVVANRVLTILAVIFFVIVIVMVGMMIYLSTGGSSKKAATEGFYNAAKTTSKSSESSSAPTSSKAASDSSQPQSSEGTITVQAGEGEAAIAARAGISIAELERLNPSHMTTGAWYANPGDVVKIR; translated from the coding sequence ATGGCAAAGGAACCATGGGAAGAAGATATTTACGACAAGGGAGAAAATGAATTGGCGAGAAGCAAAAGAACGAACGGTGTAGTAGCTAATCGTGTGTTGACGATTTTAGCTGTTATTTTTTTCGTTATAGTGATTGTAATGGTAGGAATGATGATTTATTTATCTACTGGTGGAAGTAGTAAGAAAGCAGCAACGGAGGGCTTTTATAATGCTGCAAAAACTACTAGTAAATCAAGTGAAAGTTCTAGTGCTCCCACTTCTTCTAAAGCAGCAAGTGATAGCAGTCAGCCGCAATCATCTGAAGGAACGATTACCGTTCAGGCTGGAGAAGGAGAAGCTGCCATTGCTGCGCGTGCGGGGATTTCAATTGCGGAATTAGAGCGTTTAAATCCGTCTCACATGACAACAGGTGCGTGGTACGCTAATCCAGGTGATGTAGTAAAAATTCGATAG
- a CDS encoding polysaccharide deacetylase family protein, whose amino-acid sequence MKKILLIVLNVAFLMIIIFGSFRIRKLLQERKLNRQISQVLKRADTKYHYGSVRKQTGRVGSQLITSYYPLTESKQDIGVIKEKINADIQKFSDKQSQVSQYDNLIFYVGHFTETNFSGVKQVEIKRISYPVLTTKVGKAREEVLDSLYMSSDNKLFSLNRLFKNTEQAKKLLLEEMQQQITALHKTEGQKILQAFQTRDISQWTFSYEKGKLNLFYKNNDRVSKVEIALPALYEVIDDHYLKEEDLAAYQSYQAKKQQKLVALTFDDGPNAATTPQALDILAKYHVKGTFFMLGKNIAGNEQLVKRVHDEGHEIGNHSWSHPQLPTLALEQAKKQIEDTQAALRAVIGESPKMMRPPYGAINNTLRNAVDMSFIMWNVDSLDWKNRNTGSIMEQVKKQTCPGSIILMHDIHQTTINALPSVIEYLQKNGYTLVTVSELLNHRLEGHRLYYGAN is encoded by the coding sequence GTGAAAAAAATACTTCTCATTGTCCTAAATGTCGCTTTTTTAATGATTATTATTTTTGGGAGTTTTCGGATTAGAAAATTGCTACAAGAAAGAAAATTAAATCGACAAATTTCACAAGTTCTGAAAAGGGCAGATACAAAATATCATTATGGTTCAGTACGAAAGCAGACAGGACGTGTAGGAAGTCAGCTCATTACGTCTTACTATCCATTAACAGAGAGCAAGCAAGATATTGGTGTTATTAAAGAGAAAATCAATGCCGATATTCAGAAATTTTCAGATAAACAAAGTCAAGTATCGCAATACGATAACCTTATTTTTTATGTGGGTCATTTTACAGAGACAAATTTTTCTGGAGTAAAGCAAGTTGAAATCAAGCGAATCTCTTATCCAGTGTTGACTACGAAAGTTGGAAAGGCTAGAGAAGAGGTTTTGGACTCGCTTTACATGTCGTCTGACAATAAATTGTTTAGCTTAAATCGACTTTTTAAAAATACTGAGCAAGCCAAAAAGTTATTGCTAGAAGAAATGCAGCAGCAAATCACCGCTCTCCATAAAACAGAAGGACAGAAGATTCTACAAGCATTTCAAACAAGAGATATCTCCCAATGGACATTCAGTTATGAAAAAGGAAAACTCAATCTATTTTATAAAAACAATGATCGAGTTTCAAAGGTGGAAATCGCCTTACCAGCCTTATATGAGGTAATTGATGATCATTATTTAAAGGAAGAGGATTTGGCAGCATATCAGTCCTATCAGGCTAAAAAACAGCAAAAATTAGTAGCTTTGACGTTTGACGATGGTCCCAATGCAGCAACGACACCGCAGGCTTTGGATATTTTAGCCAAATACCATGTCAAAGGAACTTTTTTCATGTTGGGGAAAAATATAGCTGGAAATGAGCAACTTGTCAAACGTGTTCATGATGAGGGGCATGAGATTGGCAATCATAGTTGGAGTCATCCACAATTACCAACTCTTGCTCTTGAGCAAGCAAAAAAACAGATTGAGGATACACAAGCAGCACTTCGGGCTGTTATCGGAGAGAGTCCAAAAATGATGCGTCCGCCCTATGGAGCTATCAACAATACACTCCGAAATGCTGTTGATATGTCTTTCATTATGTGGAATGTGGATAGCTTGGATTGGAAAAATCGCAATACTGGGTCTATCATGGAGCAAGTGAAAAAGCAGACTTGTCCAGGATCAATCATTTTAATGCATGATATTCATCAAACAACCATTAATGCCTTGCCGAGTGTGATTGAATATTTGCAAAAGAATGGGTACACTTTGGTTACAGTTAGTGAACTTCTGAATCATCGATTGGAAGGACATCGGCTGTATTACGGTGCAAATTAG
- a CDS encoding EbsA family protein translates to MIKIFGQLRYHWQPDLSLLIIYWSLSVIPIFIGFAFLFESSEVPFLVLFSFFLFMVLLGIGVHRYFTIYDDGILRIITANPFTPSKIEISTIRKVEVTKTSITLFFDGKEKGRTFCMRKWPKKYFVNALALNDHFKGEVELVDNLTHVDYFELYYAHPKKTTLS, encoded by the coding sequence ATGATAAAGATTTTTGGGCAATTGCGTTACCATTGGCAGCCAGATCTTTCTCTTCTAATTATTTATTGGTCTTTATCGGTTATTCCGATTTTTATAGGTTTTGCATTTTTGTTTGAAAGTTCAGAAGTTCCGTTTTTAGTCCTGTTCTCTTTCTTTTTATTCATGGTATTATTGGGAATTGGCGTGCATAGATATTTTACGATATATGACGATGGGATTTTAAGAATCATAACGGCAAACCCATTTACACCTTCAAAGATTGAAATTTCAACGATTCGTAAGGTAGAGGTAACAAAGACCTCTATTACTCTCTTCTTTGATGGCAAAGAAAAAGGCCGTACGTTTTGTATGCGCAAGTGGCCTAAGAAGTATTTTGTAAATGCTTTGGCTTTGAATGACCATTTTAAAGGGGAAGTTGAATTAGTGGATAATTTAACCCATGTAGACTATTTTGAACTATATTATGCTCATCCTAAAAAAACTACTCTTTCATAA
- the infC gene encoding translation initiation factor IF-3 — MKTIAKQDLFINDEIRVREVRLIGLDGEQLGIKPLSEAQAIADDANVDLVLIQPQAKPPVAKIMDYGKFKFEYQKKQKEQRKKQSVVTVKEVRLSPTIDKGDFDTKLRNARKFLEKGNKVKVSIRFKGRMITHKEIGAKVLADFAQATQDIAIIEQRAKMDGRQMFMQLAPIPDKK, encoded by the coding sequence GTGAAAACCATAGCAAAACAAGACTTATTCATCAATGATGAAATTCGTGTGCGTGAAGTTCGTTTGATCGGTCTTGATGGTGAGCAATTAGGCATTAAACCACTTAGCGAAGCGCAAGCAATTGCTGACGATGCAAATGTGGACCTTGTTCTAATTCAACCACAAGCTAAACCGCCTGTTGCGAAAATTATGGACTACGGAAAGTTCAAATTTGAGTATCAGAAAAAACAAAAAGAACAACGCAAAAAGCAAAGTGTTGTTACCGTGAAAGAAGTTCGTCTCAGTCCAACGATTGACAAAGGTGACTTTGATACAAAACTTCGCAACGCACGCAAGTTCCTTGAAAAAGGAAATAAAGTGAAGGTTTCTATTCGCTTTAAAGGGCGGATGATTACTCACAAAGAAATCGGAGCTAAAGTATTAGCCGACTTTGCTCAAGCAACGCAAGACATTGCGATTATTGAACAAAGAGCTAAAATGGATGGACGTCAAATGTTCATGCAATTAGCACCAATCCCTGACAAAAAGTAA
- the rplT gene encoding 50S ribosomal protein L20, giving the protein MARVKGGVVSRKRRKRILKLAKGYYGAKHILFRTAKEQVMNSYYYAYRDRRQKKRDFRKLWITRINAAARMNGLSYSQLMHGLKLAEIEVNRKMLADLAVNDAAAFTALADAAKAKLGK; this is encoded by the coding sequence ATGGCACGTGTTAAAGGTGGCGTTGTATCACGCAAACGTCGTAAACGTATTTTAAAATTAGCTAAAGGTTACTATGGTGCAAAACATATCTTGTTCCGTACTGCAAAAGAACAAGTAATGAACTCTTACTACTATGCATACCGTGACCGTCGTCAAAAGAAACGTGATTTCCGCAAATTGTGGATTACGCGTATCAATGCGGCAGCTCGTATGAATGGTTTGTCATACTCACAATTGATGCACGGTTTGAAATTGGCTGAAATTGAAGTCAACCGTAAAATGCTTGCTGACCTAGCTGTCAACGATGCAGCAGCTTTCACAGCTCTTGCAGATGCAGCTAAAGCAAAGTTAGGTAAATAA
- a CDS encoding Gfo/Idh/MocA family protein yields the protein MLKLGTIGTGDIVHQFVKAAHATKEYQLTTVYSRTIQAAQAFASHYENVDCYTDMADFLTSDIDIIYIASPNSLHFPQAKAAVLASKHVIVEKPAVSRPEEWAELVTLAQEQHVYIFEAARNYHEQSFDVISDFLKNKRILGAHFTYAKYSSKMPDLLAGKEPNVFSAKFSGGALMDLGIYPVYAAIRLFGAPENACYTAQQLPNTVDLNGVGSLIYPEFQVTIQTGKNINSFFPAEIYTTDGTLTLNSIEFITSAVFQNLNKEKTTLEIACSSHTMAEEAKQFAKALSGEIKQETYQNWLDAAAAVHKTLFSMRQDAGIRFEADDDNN from the coding sequence ATGTTAAAACTTGGAACGATTGGAACAGGAGACATTGTTCACCAATTTGTCAAGGCTGCTCATGCGACAAAAGAGTACCAATTGACTACGGTGTATTCACGGACGATACAAGCTGCTCAAGCATTTGCCAGTCATTATGAAAATGTAGATTGCTACACAGATATGGCTGATTTTTTAACTAGTGATATAGACATTATTTATATTGCCAGCCCCAACTCTCTGCATTTCCCACAAGCAAAAGCTGCCGTTTTAGCAAGCAAACATGTAATTGTAGAAAAACCTGCTGTCTCACGCCCAGAAGAATGGGCTGAATTGGTAACATTAGCTCAAGAACAGCATGTATACATTTTTGAAGCAGCTCGTAACTATCATGAGCAATCATTTGATGTCATTTCAGATTTTCTCAAAAACAAAAGGATTCTTGGGGCACATTTCACCTATGCGAAGTATTCTTCCAAAATGCCAGACTTGCTAGCTGGAAAAGAACCAAATGTCTTTTCGGCGAAATTTTCAGGCGGTGCTCTAATGGACTTAGGCATTTATCCTGTCTATGCAGCCATACGACTTTTTGGAGCACCAGAAAATGCCTGTTACACCGCTCAGCAATTACCAAATACTGTCGATCTAAATGGAGTAGGAAGCTTAATCTATCCAGAATTTCAAGTGACTATCCAAACCGGAAAAAATATCAATAGCTTTTTCCCTGCTGAAATTTACACAACAGACGGTACACTAACCTTGAATTCAATCGAATTCATCACTTCTGCTGTTTTCCAAAATCTAAACAAGGAGAAAACAACTCTTGAAATTGCGTGCTCTTCTCACACCATGGCTGAAGAAGCCAAACAATTCGCTAAAGCATTAAGTGGTGAAATAAAACAAGAAACCTACCAAAACTGGCTAGACGCTGCTGCTGCCGTGCATAAAACTCTGTTTAGCATGCGACAAGATGCTGGTATTAGATTTGAGGCTGATGATGATAACAACTAA
- the cmk gene encoding (d)CMP kinase encodes MKQIQIAIDGPASSGKSTVAKIIAKDFDYTYLDTGAMYRAATYLALKNDLSAEKWSEIVALLDTYPVSFGRGKNGEQLVFVGDVDVTHPIRENEVTNNVSWVSAIPEVREKLVDLQREIATQGGIVMDGRDIGTVVLPHAELKIFLVASVEERAQRRYKENLEKGIPTDLETLKKEISDRDYKDSHRSVSPLKPADDAIHFDTTGVGIVEVVNFIEEKAKKILDK; translated from the coding sequence ATGAAACAGATTCAAATTGCTATTGATGGTCCAGCTTCAAGTGGAAAGTCAACAGTTGCAAAAATTATTGCAAAAGATTTTGATTACACTTACTTGGATACAGGTGCGATGTATCGTGCAGCGACTTACTTAGCTTTAAAAAATGATTTATCAGCGGAAAAATGGTCTGAAATTGTTGCGCTATTAGATACTTATCCTGTTAGTTTTGGACGTGGTAAAAATGGAGAGCAACTCGTTTTTGTTGGAGATGTAGATGTGACGCATCCGATTCGAGAAAATGAAGTCACTAACAATGTTTCTTGGGTGTCTGCAATTCCAGAAGTACGAGAAAAGTTGGTTGATTTACAACGAGAAATTGCCACTCAAGGCGGTATTGTTATGGATGGGCGTGATATTGGAACAGTTGTTTTGCCTCATGCAGAGTTAAAAATTTTTCTTGTAGCCTCAGTTGAGGAAAGAGCTCAACGCCGCTATAAAGAAAATCTTGAAAAAGGTATTCCAACTGATTTGGAAACCCTCAAAAAAGAAATTTCAGATCGTGATTATAAGGACAGCCACCGTTCAGTTTCTCCTTTAAAACCAGCAGATGATGCTATTCATTTTGATACGACTGGTGTCGGAATTGTGGAAGTTGTGAATTTTATCGAAGAAAAAGCTAAAAAAATCCTTGACAAATAA
- the serB gene encoding phosphoserine phosphatase SerB, translating into MKTRGLLVLDVDSTLIREEGIDLLGAAAGVGEQVAAITERAMQGEYDFETALIERVTLLKGLPETIFKRVSKKIHFTKGAQELIEDMHWRGYKVGIVSGGFHEMVDELAAKLNVDYIKANRLEVKDGKLTGRVLGTIVTKEVKKAMLKQWAKENNLTLAQTIAVGDGANDLPMILTAGIGIAFNAKPIVRAQAPYQIHQNDLYQVVKLLEEIESED; encoded by the coding sequence GTGAAAACAAGAGGATTATTGGTACTGGATGTAGACAGTACCTTGATTAGAGAAGAAGGAATCGATTTGCTAGGTGCTGCAGCAGGAGTTGGTGAGCAAGTCGCAGCCATTACAGAACGGGCTATGCAAGGGGAATATGATTTTGAAACGGCTCTGATAGAACGTGTGACTTTGCTCAAAGGACTTCCTGAAACAATTTTTAAACGAGTTTCTAAGAAAATTCATTTTACCAAAGGTGCTCAAGAGTTGATAGAAGACATGCACTGGCGTGGTTACAAGGTTGGCATTGTATCAGGTGGATTTCATGAAATGGTAGACGAATTAGCCGCGAAGTTGAACGTAGATTACATAAAAGCTAATCGTTTGGAAGTGAAAGACGGTAAGCTAACAGGTAGAGTTTTAGGAACAATTGTCACAAAAGAAGTCAAAAAAGCAATGCTAAAGCAATGGGCAAAGGAAAACAACTTGACTCTTGCTCAAACCATTGCTGTAGGAGATGGTGCTAATGACCTTCCAATGATATTAACAGCAGGAATTGGGATTGCTTTTAATGCCAAGCCTATTGTGAGAGCGCAAGCACCTTATCAAATTCATCAGAATGACTTGTATCAGGTCGTAAAACTTTTGGAAGAGATAGAAAGCGAGGATTAG
- the glmM gene encoding phosphoglucosamine mutase, translated as MGKYFGTDGVRGEANVELTPELAFKLGRFGGYVLSQHEKDVPRVFVGRDTRISGEMLESALIAGLLSVGIRVYKLGVIATPGVAYLVKSEKASAGVMISASHNPALDNGIKFFGGDGYKLDDERELEIEALLDAKEDDLPRPSAEGLGTLMDYPEGLRKYQQYLVSTGLDLEGMKVALDTANGAASTSARQVFADLGARLTVIGENPDGLNINLNVGSTHPEKLQETVRESGSELGLAFDGDSDRLIAVDENGEIVDGDKIMYIIGKYLSEKGLLAQNTIVTTVMSNLGFHKALDREGINKVITAVGDRYAVEEMRKSGYNLGGEQSGHVIIMDYNTTGDGQLTAVQLTKVMKETGKPLSELASEVTIYPQKLVNIRVENSMKHKAMEVPAIKAVIEKMEAEMAGNGRILVRPSGTEPLLRVMAEAPSHEEVDYYVDTIADIVRAEIGIE; from the coding sequence ATGGGAAAATATTTCGGAACGGACGGAGTTCGTGGAGAAGCAAATGTGGAATTAACACCAGAGTTAGCGTTTAAATTAGGGCGATTTGGTGGCTATGTATTGAGCCAACATGAGAAAGATGTGCCGCGCGTCTTTGTAGGACGTGACACACGTATTTCAGGAGAAATGCTGGAAAGTGCATTAATAGCAGGACTTTTATCGGTTGGAATCCGTGTTTACAAGCTTGGGGTTATCGCAACACCAGGTGTGGCTTATCTGGTGAAATCTGAGAAAGCAAGTGCTGGTGTCATGATTTCAGCTAGCCACAATCCAGCGCTTGACAACGGTATTAAATTCTTTGGTGGCGACGGCTATAAATTGGACGATGAGCGTGAATTGGAAATTGAAGCTCTTCTTGATGCCAAAGAAGACGATTTACCGCGTCCAAGTGCGGAAGGTTTAGGAACTCTTATGGATTATCCAGAAGGATTGCGCAAATATCAACAATATCTCGTGTCCACTGGTCTTGATTTAGAGGGAATGAAAGTTGCCCTTGATACAGCAAATGGTGCTGCTTCAACGAGTGCTCGTCAGGTATTTGCGGATTTGGGAGCTAGATTGACGGTCATCGGGGAAAATCCAGATGGGCTAAATATCAACTTGAATGTTGGCTCTACACATCCTGAAAAATTGCAAGAAACAGTCCGTGAATCAGGTTCGGAACTTGGTCTGGCATTTGACGGCGATAGCGATCGCTTGATTGCAGTTGATGAGAACGGTGAGATTGTCGATGGCGATAAAATCATGTATATCATTGGGAAATACCTCTCTGAAAAAGGTTTGCTTGCTCAAAATACAATTGTAACAACTGTTATGTCAAATCTTGGTTTCCATAAAGCTTTGGATCGTGAAGGCATTAACAAGGTGATTACAGCTGTTGGTGACCGCTATGCTGTAGAAGAAATGCGCAAATCTGGTTACAATTTGGGCGGTGAGCAATCTGGTCACGTAATCATCATGGATTATAATACGACGGGTGACGGTCAGCTGACAGCCGTTCAATTGACAAAAGTGATGAAAGAAACAGGTAAACCTTTGTCTGAATTAGCGTCAGAAGTAACGATTTATCCACAAAAATTGGTCAATATCCGTGTTGAAAACAGCATGAAGCACAAGGCCATGGAAGTACCTGCTATTAAAGCGGTGATTGAAAAAATGGAAGCGGAAATGGCTGGCAATGGTCGTATTCTTGTTCGTCCAAGCGGAACAGAACCACTTTTACGGGTCATGGCAGAAGCACCAAGCCACGAAGAAGTAGACTATTACGTTGATACAATTGCAGATATTGTGCGCGCTGAAATTGGTATTGAATAA
- the rpmI gene encoding 50S ribosomal protein L35, with the protein MPKQKTHRASAKRFKRTGSGGLKRFRAYTSHRFHGKTKKQRRHLRKAAMVSAGDFKRIKAMLTGLK; encoded by the coding sequence ATGCCAAAACAAAAAACACACCGCGCATCAGCTAAACGTTTCAAACGTACAGGTTCTGGTGGCTTGAAACGTTTCCGTGCTTACACTTCTCACCGTTTCCACGGAAAAACTAAAAAACAACGTCGTCATCTTCGTAAAGCAGCAATGGTATCTGCAGGAGATTTCAAACGTATCAAAGCAATGCTGACAGGTCTTAAATAA
- a CDS encoding DEAD/DEAH box helicase, protein MMITTKFPKSWQDQLTKLGFEHLTPIQEQLFSPITEGENVLGISPTGTGKTLAYLFPALLKLKPKKSQQLLILAPNTELAGQIFDVTKTWAELLGLTAQLFLSGSSQKRQIERLKKGPEILIGTPGRIFELIKLKKIKIMTVDTIILDEFDQLLSNSQYHFVQQILHYVPREHQLIYMSATAKFDQDKLAENTLLIKLEEQQLDNIRHFYMQVKQRDKVEYLRKLAHVSEFRALVFFNALSDLGNAEEKLQYRQIQAVSLASDVNVKFRKVILEQFKNDELTLLLATDLVARGIDIDSLECVINYDLPRDLETYTHRAGRTGRMGKEGYVITFISHPEELKTLKKYAHVQEIILKDRELYVK, encoded by the coding sequence ATGATGATAACAACTAAATTTCCCAAAAGTTGGCAAGACCAACTCACTAAACTTGGCTTTGAGCATTTAACTCCCATTCAAGAACAACTCTTTTCTCCCATTACGGAAGGAGAGAATGTCCTTGGGATAAGCCCTACCGGAACTGGAAAAACACTTGCCTATCTTTTCCCAGCTCTTCTAAAACTAAAACCTAAGAAATCCCAGCAATTACTTATCTTGGCTCCCAATACTGAGCTAGCTGGACAGATTTTTGACGTCACCAAAACATGGGCTGAACTACTTGGCTTAACAGCTCAGCTCTTTCTATCTGGCTCCAGCCAAAAACGACAAATTGAACGGTTAAAAAAAGGCCCTGAAATTCTCATCGGGACGCCAGGACGCATTTTTGAATTGATTAAACTAAAAAAAATCAAAATAATGACTGTCGATACAATCATTCTGGATGAATTTGATCAACTGCTTAGCAATTCGCAATATCATTTTGTTCAGCAGATCCTTCACTATGTACCACGTGAACATCAATTGATTTACATGAGTGCGACTGCTAAGTTTGACCAAGACAAGCTTGCTGAAAATACTTTGCTCATCAAACTAGAAGAGCAACAGCTTGACAATATTCGACATTTTTATATGCAGGTCAAACAGCGCGACAAAGTTGAATATTTGCGAAAGCTCGCTCATGTCTCAGAATTTCGTGCCCTTGTATTTTTCAATGCTCTATCAGACTTAGGAAATGCTGAAGAAAAGCTACAATATCGCCAGATTCAAGCTGTGTCCTTAGCTAGTGATGTCAATGTCAAATTCCGCAAAGTCATCTTGGAGCAATTTAAAAACGACGAACTCACACTCTTACTTGCTACTGACTTGGTAGCTAGAGGAATTGACATTGATTCTCTCGAATGTGTCATCAACTATGACCTGCCTCGCGATCTTGAAACCTATACCCACCGCGCCGGACGGACTGGTCGTATGGGCAAAGAGGGCTATGTCATTACATTCATCAGCCACCCAGAAGAATTAAAAACGCTTAAAAAATATGCTCATGTTCAAGAAATTATCTTAAAAGATCGTGAGCTCTATGTAAAATAA
- a CDS encoding glycerate kinase, which yields MHILIVPDSFKESLSAKSVAEAIKEGFSKAIPEATFDLLPIGDGGEGTVAALVASMKLSEYERTVTGPFGEAVTMKYARKGDVALFEMADLVGLASISSEKRNPLTLDTRGLGELILYLAKEDVRQIYIGVGGSATNDGGIGMAAGLGYEFFDKDNHLLQAKGSSLDHVARISADKVPAILENLDIQILTDVMNPLCGENGATYIFGGQKGLPDLLFSQVDQAMATFYKQANPTIFSLAGAVAGGGMAAGLVTFAHGKIVSGIDTCLNLLDFDNRVKKADLVIVGEGRMDQQSLSGKAPIGVARRTPINIPVIAICGSLRNDLPDFPVENIQAAFPIISQVEPLIITLDRAEENLVRTAQNIGNLLRMKI from the coding sequence ATGCATATTTTAATTGTACCTGACTCTTTTAAAGAAAGTTTATCGGCTAAAAGTGTTGCAGAGGCCATAAAAGAAGGTTTTTCTAAGGCAATCCCGGAAGCAACATTTGACTTGCTACCTATTGGAGATGGTGGCGAAGGAACAGTTGCTGCTTTAGTCGCCTCAATGAAATTATCCGAATATGAAAGGACAGTAACCGGACCATTCGGCGAGGCAGTTACGATGAAATATGCTCGTAAAGGCGATGTGGCTCTCTTTGAAATGGCTGACTTGGTTGGGTTGGCGAGTATCTCATCAGAAAAAAGAAACCCTTTGACTCTTGATACCAGAGGATTAGGAGAGTTAATTTTGTATCTCGCCAAAGAAGATGTGAGGCAAATTTATATTGGCGTAGGTGGTTCGGCTACCAATGATGGTGGAATTGGAATGGCAGCTGGATTGGGTTATGAATTTTTTGATAAGGATAATCACTTGCTCCAAGCAAAGGGTTCGTCTTTAGACCATGTGGCTCGCATTTCAGCAGATAAAGTTCCTGCAATTTTAGAAAATTTGGATATTCAGATTCTGACAGATGTTATGAATCCTCTCTGTGGTGAAAACGGAGCTACATACATTTTTGGGGGTCAAAAAGGCTTGCCTGATTTGCTATTTTCTCAAGTAGATCAAGCCATGGCAACGTTTTATAAACAGGCGAATCCAACAATCTTTTCACTGGCTGGTGCCGTTGCTGGAGGAGGTATGGCAGCAGGGCTGGTGACATTTGCGCATGGAAAAATTGTATCAGGGATTGATACTTGTCTCAACTTGCTCGATTTTGATAATCGTGTCAAAAAGGCTGATTTAGTGATTGTGGGTGAAGGTCGAATGGATCAGCAAAGTCTGTCAGGTAAAGCCCCTATTGGAGTAGCAAGGAGAACGCCAATCAATATTCCTGTAATTGCTATTTGTGGTAGTCTAAGGAATGATTTACCGGATTTTCCAGTAGAGAACATTCAGGCTGCTTTTCCAATCATTTCTCAAGTCGAACCTTTAATTATTACTTTAGATAGGGCAGAAGAAAACCTCGTCCGAACAGCACAAAATATCGGAAATTTATTGAGAATGAAAATATGA